The proteins below are encoded in one region of Planctopirus limnophila DSM 3776:
- a CDS encoding Tim44 domain-containing protein → MPHRSKTSSLLIHDLQPAGLPTSAAMQSPAFDSNSSVDLKSHSILASRLLPTGGTPFIMHDTHSGSGSKTGSLATRCTGALGLVLLAAFTASLSAVGCANMVESRAIEKFAANLDSANLSALKHTSSDAFSQKALRTADAMDDLKILNLPTGKTSVIKVEEVDPKRKRVTVEVGEQKKEIFYDLVFDDKYRQWVVDDVFMKQRKRGVTAYKSVTEQMDLLLSVREAIEAWQESEVPSICEQMTPEFAAAFRNLPDDYRTKLTKIVSGEKRSSKSTRPEASLDEKTAIVRLPRERGETVWTLVLQEGHWLVADIAIDSKEEVEQIPSVYKQSLAVLRCMEFLDAYASRDREVIKPFCGQEFYEGAIALGDLSLITLPRPSENSHTVEVKIQKARADFTLTGKENVIHVAMHRQGGDIVIGDQPPVYEVTEVSVYDIATNQEQHLTAVFTAQAMLELFIEAIAQRDVTTLRQLSTYDFTKRVWSQVNDQNLPGLPLEVFDEPEIQILGRKFEGALTRFYVMQNGQELTYFLREQQGQFRIDDIEWKISGRPASVKMTTELMIPLQNFACAVSLGRDPAYQNVALENLQKCCSEEFNRVVWRQTQFVPNSGMSADTFLATSLKGIQLGEGLALVQLGESQFGAEVRLRKEGERYAIDEILLVAGVEEAQRLDLRRTLKTQLAEGTAKPPVPTGREEVIGQWSKDQQVMRDNQVVPAAGSVESGTPASKMPAMKKHNSSGPSVPSGEMPSRLPVEPMMKPSQKSNVPPAQPLETSLHKTGQPAVSEHGGQSLSHPMTPTVDASHMLPTRYERTGSVGSKVLSNLPAQPQVATQGIVPAASQSKPAAIETQSTADWAHAQFDQAFESTTSSKNPPDQQSEPMPLKK, encoded by the coding sequence ATGCCTCATCGCTCAAAGACATCTTCATTGCTCATTCACGATCTGCAACCAGCAGGTCTGCCAACGTCTGCAGCCATGCAGTCGCCGGCTTTCGATTCAAACAGCAGTGTCGATTTGAAAAGCCATTCAATACTTGCCAGCAGGCTTCTCCCCACCGGTGGAACTCCTTTCATTATGCACGACACCCACTCTGGCTCTGGTTCAAAAACTGGCAGTCTGGCAACTCGTTGTACCGGTGCCCTGGGGTTGGTTTTACTCGCAGCTTTCACAGCGTCGCTCTCTGCTGTGGGGTGTGCCAATATGGTGGAATCGCGAGCGATCGAAAAATTCGCCGCAAATCTTGATTCGGCCAACCTATCAGCCCTCAAACACACATCTTCCGATGCGTTCAGCCAGAAAGCTCTGCGCACTGCCGATGCGATGGATGATCTCAAAATCCTCAATCTGCCGACGGGCAAAACGTCGGTCATCAAGGTTGAAGAGGTTGATCCCAAACGCAAACGAGTCACTGTCGAAGTCGGTGAACAAAAGAAGGAAATCTTCTACGACCTGGTCTTCGACGATAAGTATCGCCAATGGGTCGTTGACGACGTCTTCATGAAGCAGCGTAAGCGCGGCGTGACTGCCTACAAATCTGTCACCGAACAGATGGATCTGCTGCTCAGTGTCCGCGAAGCCATTGAAGCGTGGCAGGAATCGGAAGTTCCCTCCATCTGCGAACAGATGACTCCCGAATTCGCCGCCGCCTTCCGCAATCTTCCCGATGATTACCGCACCAAACTCACCAAGATTGTCTCTGGCGAAAAACGATCCTCGAAATCGACTCGTCCCGAGGCTTCTCTCGATGAAAAGACCGCCATTGTCCGGCTTCCCCGCGAGCGTGGAGAAACTGTCTGGACACTCGTGCTGCAGGAAGGGCATTGGCTGGTGGCAGATATTGCCATCGACTCCAAAGAAGAGGTCGAGCAGATTCCTTCGGTCTACAAACAATCGCTGGCTGTGCTGCGCTGTATGGAATTCCTCGATGCCTACGCCTCGCGTGATCGCGAAGTGATCAAACCGTTCTGTGGCCAGGAGTTCTATGAAGGGGCCATTGCCCTGGGCGATCTCTCGCTCATTACGCTCCCCCGTCCGTCAGAAAACTCTCACACTGTCGAGGTCAAAATCCAGAAGGCCCGAGCAGATTTTACGCTGACAGGCAAAGAGAATGTCATTCATGTGGCCATGCATCGACAGGGCGGAGATATCGTCATTGGCGATCAACCCCCCGTCTATGAGGTGACTGAAGTTTCGGTTTATGATATTGCCACCAATCAGGAGCAGCATCTGACGGCTGTCTTCACCGCACAGGCCATGCTCGAATTGTTTATCGAGGCGATCGCCCAGAGAGATGTTACTACTCTGCGGCAACTCTCGACGTATGACTTTACGAAACGTGTCTGGAGTCAGGTCAACGATCAGAATCTGCCCGGCTTACCCCTCGAAGTCTTCGACGAACCTGAGATTCAGATTCTCGGACGCAAATTCGAAGGTGCTCTGACTCGCTTCTACGTCATGCAGAATGGCCAGGAACTCACCTACTTCCTGAGAGAACAGCAGGGTCAATTCCGTATTGATGACATCGAATGGAAAATCTCGGGCCGTCCGGCCTCAGTCAAAATGACAACCGAACTGATGATCCCTCTTCAGAACTTTGCCTGTGCTGTTTCGCTGGGGCGTGATCCGGCCTATCAGAATGTCGCACTGGAAAATCTGCAGAAGTGCTGTTCGGAAGAGTTCAACCGCGTCGTCTGGCGGCAAACCCAGTTTGTGCCCAACTCCGGTATGTCGGCTGATACATTCCTGGCGACTTCACTCAAGGGTATTCAACTGGGTGAAGGCCTCGCTCTGGTCCAATTGGGGGAATCGCAATTTGGAGCTGAAGTCAGGCTCCGCAAAGAAGGCGAACGCTATGCCATCGATGAAATTTTACTTGTCGCTGGCGTGGAAGAAGCTCAGCGTCTCGATCTTCGTCGCACACTCAAAACTCAGCTGGCGGAAGGGACAGCCAAGCCTCCTGTGCCGACAGGCCGAGAAGAAGTGATTGGCCAGTGGTCGAAAGATCAGCAGGTCATGCGGGACAATCAGGTTGTCCCGGCGGCGGGGAGTGTCGAATCCGGCACACCCGCTTCAAAAATGCCAGCCATGAAGAAACACAACTCGTCTGGCCCATCGGTTCCCTCAGGCGAAATGCCCTCTCGCCTGCCAGTCGAACCGATGATGAAACCCAGCCAGAAGTCCAATGTTCCACCGGCACAGCCCCTGGAAACATCTCTTCACAAGACAGGCCAGCCTGCTGTCTCTGAACATGGCGGGCAGTCCCTCAGTCATCCCATGACACCCACCGTTGATGCATCACACATGCTGCCCACACGATATGAACGAACAGGCTCTGTGGGTTCTAAGGTGTTGAGCAACTTGCCTGCTCAACCACAGGTCGCGACTCAGGGGATAGTTCCTGCGGCCAGCCAGAGCAAGCCAGCTGCCATTGAAACCCAGTCGACGGCTGATTGGGCTCATGCTCAATTCGATCAAGCCTTCGAATCGACAACCAGCAGCAAGAATCCGCCTGATCAGCAATCCGAGCCGATGCCGCTGAAAAAGTAG
- a CDS encoding glutamate synthase subunit beta gives MGKPTGFKEFTRQVPEDRSPKLRILDWNEFHDHMAEDDLRKQGARCMDCGVPFCHTGQLMAGMAAGCPINNLIPEWNDLVYRGHWHEALDRLHKTNNFPEFTGRVCPAPCEGSCVLGITNPPVTIKNIECSIIDKGFEEGWVVPRKPLHRTGKKVAVIGSGPAGLSAAAQLNSAGHLVTVFERADRIGGLLMYGIPNMKLEKHVVERRVKLLEEEGVVFKTGVEVGRQLPADQLKKEFDAIVLCMGATRPRDLPIAGRQLKGIHFAMEFLHANTKSLLDSELSNGQYITAKDKHVVVIGGGDTGNDCLGTSARHGCKSLTNLEIVPKSPDERAANNPWPQWPKTYKVDYGHAEAAAVFGHDPRLYSTTALEFVGNEAGHVKAIRISQVEAAPPFKPIAGTEREIPADLVLLAMGFLGPESPISEQLGVSLDERSNYKAEHGKFATNVPGVFAAGDCRRGQSLVVWAINEGRGVARSVDLHLMGKTDLTA, from the coding sequence ATGGGAAAGCCCACAGGTTTCAAAGAGTTCACCCGTCAGGTTCCGGAAGATCGTTCACCCAAGCTGCGGATTCTCGACTGGAATGAATTCCACGATCACATGGCTGAGGACGATCTGCGCAAGCAGGGGGCTCGTTGCATGGATTGTGGCGTCCCGTTCTGCCATACGGGTCAATTGATGGCTGGCATGGCGGCTGGTTGCCCGATCAACAATCTCATTCCTGAATGGAACGATCTGGTTTATCGTGGCCACTGGCACGAAGCCCTCGATCGCCTTCATAAGACCAATAACTTTCCTGAGTTCACAGGTCGTGTGTGTCCCGCTCCTTGTGAAGGTTCCTGTGTGCTGGGGATTACCAATCCTCCGGTCACCATTAAGAACATTGAATGTTCGATTATCGATAAGGGCTTTGAAGAGGGCTGGGTTGTTCCCCGGAAACCACTTCATCGTACGGGCAAGAAAGTGGCGGTGATTGGCTCAGGGCCTGCCGGTCTATCGGCAGCTGCTCAGCTCAACAGTGCGGGTCATCTTGTCACCGTCTTTGAGCGCGCCGACAGAATCGGCGGGTTGCTCATGTATGGTATCCCGAATATGAAGCTTGAAAAGCACGTCGTCGAGCGGCGTGTGAAGTTGCTCGAAGAAGAAGGCGTCGTTTTCAAGACGGGTGTCGAAGTGGGACGTCAGTTGCCTGCGGATCAACTCAAGAAAGAGTTTGACGCCATTGTCCTCTGTATGGGTGCCACGCGTCCGCGTGATCTTCCGATTGCTGGCCGGCAACTCAAGGGGATTCACTTTGCGATGGAGTTCCTCCACGCCAATACCAAGAGTCTGCTTGATTCTGAGCTGTCGAATGGACAGTACATCACTGCCAAAGATAAGCATGTCGTTGTCATCGGTGGTGGCGATACAGGTAATGATTGCCTCGGAACATCGGCCCGTCATGGCTGCAAGAGCCTGACGAATCTGGAAATCGTTCCCAAGTCGCCTGATGAACGTGCAGCGAATAACCCCTGGCCCCAATGGCCCAAGACCTACAAGGTCGATTACGGTCATGCGGAAGCTGCCGCTGTCTTTGGCCACGATCCTCGTCTTTACAGCACGACAGCTCTTGAGTTTGTGGGGAATGAAGCAGGCCATGTGAAAGCGATCCGTATTTCTCAGGTTGAAGCGGCTCCTCCCTTTAAGCCGATTGCCGGGACCGAGCGTGAGATTCCCGCCGATCTTGTTCTGCTGGCCATGGGTTTTCTCGGGCCCGAATCACCGATCTCGGAGCAGTTGGGCGTCTCGCTTGACGAGCGTTCAAACTACAAGGCCGAGCACGGTAAGTTTGCCACAAATGTTCCCGGTGTCTTTGCTGCCGGTGACTGCCGACGTGGCCAGAGCCTGGTGGTCTGGGCGATCAACGAAGGCCGCGGCGTGGCCCGCTCTGTCGATCTGCATTTGATGGGGAAGACAGATCTGACGGCGTAA
- the gltB gene encoding glutamate synthase large subunit, whose product MTDFHSTGLSSSSAQSLHSSETARSLARQEVKAQNLGPVAASSLFASPYSEEIFAPGGTPKAHGLYDPANEHDSCGVGFVAHIKGQKSHQIVVDADRILRHMSHRGACGCEENTGDGAGMLTGIPYQFLKRVVRKDLSAELPPEGRFGIGLTFLPTDPEQRRVCKETVAEIIRQQGQTLIGWRKVPVEPDKADIGPSARAVMPVFEHLIVGAAEGLSEEAFARQLFVIRKRASHAIREGSLPQALMFYICSLSTKVLIYKGMLTPDQVCNFFVDLQEEDYVSHLAMVHSRFSTNTFPSWDRAHPQRYVAHNGEINTVRGNGNWMYARQGMMKSELFGDDLPKLFPLVEPYCSDSGNFDNALEILVQSGRSLPEAVMMMIPEAWQNHDTMPEDKRAFYEYHSALQEPWDGPASVSFTDGDVIGATLDRNGLRPSRFYVTHDDRVVMASEVGVLDIAPENVKMKGRLQPGKMFLVDFRQGRLIPDEELKRDFSNRRPYKQWLEEQRIQLSELPPYPAFERMCGETLLSHMQAFGYTTETLQFMLVPMIKTKKDPLGSMGDDTALACLSDQPRLLYDYFKQLFAQVTNPPIDSTREEVIMSLECYIGPEGNLLETTAGQCHRLAVPHPILTNEELASLAHLDYRGWKSKIIDITYPKKEGVKGLKPALDRVRAEVSQAIQDGFGLVILSDRAMSNDRLPISALLATGAVHHHLIRSEERTKIGLVVETGEAREVHHFCLLVGYGADAINPYMAFEALWQLQEEGELEGDWTHEQITAAYRKATKQGILKVMAKMGISTLASYKGAQIFEAVGLSEEVIKECFRGTASRIKGVGFEILAEEAIRRHELGYPSRGNEKLPVLPNFGLMHWRATGEKHAWNPQNIANLQRAARQGDKSAYKEFSKMVNEQTARECHLRGLLKFKPGTPVPLEEVESAAAIVKRFCTGAMSFGSISAAAHESLAIAMNRIGGKSNTGEGGEDYSRFQPLPSGDSKKSAIKQVASGRFGVTSYYLTNADEIQIKISQGAKPGEGGELPGHKVDQVIAATRHSTPGVGLISPPPHHDIYSIEDLAQLIFDLKNSNPSARISVKLVSEVGVGTIAAGVAKGHADNILISGDSGGTGASPITSIKHAGLPWELGIAETHQTLVLNNLRSRVRLQTDGQLKTGRDVVIGMLLGAEEIGFATAPLIALGCIMMRKCHLNTCPVGIATQDPELKAKFTGQPEHVINYLFMVAEEAREIMAELGFRTVNEMVGRSDMLEFNSAIDHWKAKHLDLSAILTPARKPHPDVETFCTTTQKHGMELQIDNELIRECQPAIEDGKHVELAIPVQNINRALGTMLSHEVSKKWGAKGLPDGTIHIRCKGSAGQSVGAWLAHGVTIEVEGDANDFVGKGLSGGRVIIYPPKNSSFVAEENIIIGNVALYGAIQGELFVRGRAAERFCVRNSGAVCVVEGVGDHGLEYMTGGRAVILGPTGRNFAAGMSGGIGYVYDPNDNLLGNCNLEMVELEKVEAEEDRAELLDLVRRHMEYTGSTVARGLIARWETALSQFKKVMPVDYKRALAEQKKAAQQKVLAAN is encoded by the coding sequence ATGACAGATTTTCACAGCACTGGCCTTTCGTCCTCGTCAGCTCAGTCACTGCACTCATCGGAAACCGCACGTTCACTCGCCAGGCAGGAGGTCAAGGCCCAGAATCTCGGCCCCGTAGCGGCGAGTTCCTTATTTGCCTCTCCCTACAGCGAAGAGATTTTTGCTCCAGGGGGCACTCCCAAAGCACATGGTCTCTACGACCCTGCCAATGAGCATGACAGTTGCGGCGTGGGCTTTGTGGCCCACATCAAGGGACAGAAGTCTCATCAGATTGTCGTTGACGCTGACCGGATTCTGCGTCACATGTCCCATCGCGGAGCCTGTGGCTGCGAAGAAAATACTGGCGATGGGGCAGGGATGCTCACAGGCATTCCTTATCAGTTCCTCAAGCGGGTTGTCCGTAAAGATCTCTCTGCCGAACTTCCCCCTGAAGGACGATTCGGGATAGGTCTCACGTTTCTGCCGACAGACCCCGAACAGCGAAGAGTCTGCAAGGAGACGGTCGCTGAGATTATTCGCCAGCAGGGCCAGACACTGATTGGCTGGCGAAAAGTTCCCGTCGAGCCCGATAAAGCCGATATCGGGCCATCGGCCCGTGCTGTCATGCCGGTGTTTGAACATCTCATTGTGGGTGCTGCCGAAGGTCTTTCCGAAGAAGCTTTTGCTCGCCAGCTTTTTGTGATTCGCAAGCGGGCCAGCCATGCCATTCGCGAAGGTTCACTCCCTCAGGCGTTGATGTTCTACATCTGCTCGCTGTCGACCAAGGTGCTGATTTATAAAGGGATGCTCACTCCCGATCAGGTCTGTAACTTCTTTGTCGATCTCCAGGAAGAAGACTATGTCTCTCACCTGGCGATGGTTCACTCCCGCTTTTCGACCAACACCTTCCCCAGTTGGGATCGTGCTCATCCGCAGCGTTATGTCGCTCACAACGGTGAAATCAACACCGTCCGTGGAAATGGCAACTGGATGTACGCCCGCCAGGGGATGATGAAGAGTGAACTCTTTGGTGATGATCTCCCCAAACTGTTCCCGCTGGTTGAGCCCTATTGCTCAGACTCGGGCAACTTCGATAATGCTCTCGAAATCCTGGTGCAGAGCGGTCGCAGTCTGCCTGAAGCCGTCATGATGATGATCCCCGAAGCATGGCAGAATCATGACACCATGCCCGAGGACAAACGGGCGTTTTACGAGTATCACTCAGCTCTGCAAGAGCCGTGGGATGGCCCGGCATCGGTCAGCTTTACTGATGGTGATGTCATCGGTGCGACCCTCGACCGGAACGGTCTTCGTCCCAGCCGGTTTTATGTCACGCACGATGATCGCGTCGTCATGGCCAGCGAAGTCGGGGTGCTCGATATCGCGCCTGAAAATGTGAAGATGAAGGGCCGCCTGCAGCCGGGAAAAATGTTCCTGGTCGATTTCCGGCAAGGTCGCCTCATCCCGGACGAAGAACTCAAGCGGGATTTCTCTAACCGTCGCCCTTATAAGCAATGGCTTGAAGAACAGCGGATTCAGCTCAGCGAATTGCCGCCGTACCCCGCTTTTGAGCGGATGTGCGGAGAAACGTTGCTCTCGCACATGCAGGCTTTCGGCTACACCACCGAAACTTTGCAGTTCATGCTCGTGCCGATGATCAAGACAAAGAAAGATCCACTCGGCTCGATGGGCGACGATACGGCTCTGGCCTGTCTGAGTGATCAGCCGCGTCTGCTCTACGATTATTTCAAGCAGCTCTTTGCCCAGGTGACGAACCCTCCCATCGACTCCACTCGAGAAGAGGTCATCATGTCACTGGAGTGTTACATCGGGCCAGAAGGTAACCTGCTGGAAACCACAGCCGGGCAGTGTCATCGACTCGCGGTGCCACACCCGATTCTCACTAACGAAGAACTGGCTTCGCTGGCACACCTTGATTATCGCGGCTGGAAGTCCAAGATTATTGATATCACCTATCCTAAAAAGGAAGGTGTCAAGGGACTCAAGCCCGCACTCGATCGCGTTCGTGCTGAAGTGAGCCAGGCCATTCAGGATGGTTTTGGACTGGTCATCCTTTCCGACCGTGCGATGTCGAATGATCGGCTCCCTATCAGTGCTTTGCTCGCGACCGGGGCTGTCCATCACCACCTGATTCGCAGCGAAGAACGCACGAAGATTGGGCTGGTTGTTGAGACGGGTGAGGCTCGCGAAGTGCATCACTTCTGCCTGTTGGTTGGTTATGGTGCCGACGCCATCAATCCTTACATGGCATTTGAAGCCTTGTGGCAGTTGCAGGAAGAAGGTGAACTCGAAGGGGATTGGACTCACGAGCAGATCACTGCTGCTTATCGCAAAGCGACCAAGCAGGGGATTCTCAAGGTGATGGCCAAGATGGGGATCTCCACTCTGGCCAGCTACAAGGGAGCCCAGATCTTTGAAGCCGTGGGACTTTCGGAAGAAGTCATCAAGGAATGCTTCCGGGGAACCGCCAGCCGTATCAAGGGTGTGGGCTTTGAAATCCTCGCAGAAGAAGCGATTCGTCGTCACGAACTGGGCTACCCCAGCCGTGGCAACGAGAAACTCCCTGTGCTGCCGAATTTTGGTCTGATGCACTGGCGTGCGACAGGCGAAAAGCACGCCTGGAATCCGCAGAATATTGCCAATCTCCAGCGCGCTGCCCGTCAAGGAGACAAGTCGGCTTACAAAGAGTTCTCGAAGATGGTTAACGAGCAGACTGCTCGCGAATGCCATCTGCGTGGTCTCTTGAAGTTCAAGCCTGGGACACCGGTACCACTCGAAGAAGTCGAATCCGCAGCAGCTATCGTCAAGCGATTCTGCACCGGTGCGATGAGCTTTGGTTCGATCTCGGCAGCCGCTCACGAATCGCTGGCGATTGCCATGAATCGCATTGGTGGCAAGAGCAACACAGGGGAAGGGGGCGAAGACTATTCGCGGTTCCAGCCATTGCCCAGTGGAGACTCCAAAAAGTCAGCGATCAAGCAGGTGGCTTCAGGCCGCTTTGGTGTCACCAGCTATTACCTGACCAATGCCGATGAGATCCAGATCAAGATTTCGCAAGGGGCTAAACCTGGTGAAGGGGGTGAGCTGCCTGGGCATAAGGTTGATCAGGTCATTGCTGCGACCCGGCACTCGACACCAGGTGTGGGGCTGATCAGTCCTCCGCCACATCACGACATCTACTCGATCGAAGATCTGGCTCAATTGATCTTCGACCTGAAGAACTCGAACCCATCGGCACGCATCAGTGTGAAGCTGGTGTCTGAGGTCGGTGTCGGTACGATTGCCGCTGGGGTTGCTAAAGGCCATGCCGATAACATTCTGATCTCGGGGGATAGTGGTGGGACCGGGGCTTCTCCGATCACCAGTATTAAGCATGCTGGTTTGCCTTGGGAACTGGGCATTGCTGAAACTCATCAGACGCTGGTGCTAAACAACCTGCGCAGCCGTGTTCGACTGCAGACGGATGGTCAACTCAAGACCGGCCGCGATGTGGTGATTGGTATGCTGCTGGGGGCTGAGGAAATCGGTTTCGCCACAGCACCGCTGATTGCTCTGGGCTGTATCATGATGCGTAAGTGTCATCTCAATACCTGCCCTGTGGGGATTGCCACGCAGGATCCGGAATTGAAGGCCAAATTCACTGGCCAGCCCGAGCATGTCATCAACTACCTCTTCATGGTGGCTGAAGAAGCACGCGAGATCATGGCTGAACTTGGCTTCCGCACTGTTAACGAAATGGTGGGCCGCAGTGATATGCTCGAATTCAATTCGGCCATCGATCACTGGAAGGCCAAGCATCTCGATCTGTCGGCCATTCTCACACCGGCACGCAAGCCGCATCCTGATGTGGAAACCTTCTGCACCACGACCCAAAAGCATGGGATGGAACTGCAGATTGATAACGAACTCATTCGTGAGTGCCAGCCCGCGATTGAAGATGGCAAACATGTGGAACTTGCCATTCCTGTGCAGAACATCAACCGCGCTCTGGGAACGATGCTCAGTCATGAGGTCTCCAAGAAGTGGGGTGCTAAAGGTCTGCCCGATGGCACAATCCACATTCGCTGTAAAGGTTCTGCGGGGCAAAGTGTCGGTGCGTGGCTTGCTCATGGAGTGACCATTGAAGTTGAAGGCGATGCCAACGACTTTGTGGGTAAGGGACTTTCAGGCGGTCGAGTGATCATTTACCCACCGAAGAACTCTTCGTTTGTCGCCGAAGAAAACATCATCATTGGCAACGTCGCACTCTATGGAGCCATTCAAGGTGAACTCTTTGTGCGTGGACGTGCTGCCGAGCGATTCTGCGTGCGAAACTCGGGTGCTGTTTGCGTGGTTGAAGGGGTCGGAGACCATGGCCTTGAATACATGACTGGCGGTCGTGCTGTCATCCTGGGGCCCACAGGAAGAAACTTCGCTGCCGGGATGTCGGGTGGGATTGGTTATGTTTACGACCCGAACGACAACCTCCTGGGTAACTGCAATCTGGAAATGGTTGAGCTCGAAAAGGTGGAAGCCGAGGAAGACAGGGCTGAACTGCTCGATCTTGTCCGCCGGCACATGGAGTACACCGGTTCAACCGTTGCTCGTGGTCTGATTGCCCGCTGGGAAACGGCTCTTTCTCAGTTCAAGAAGGTCATGCCAGTCGATTACAAGCGGGCTCTGGCCGAACAGAAGAAAGCAGCACAGCAGAAGGTGCTGGCTGCAAATTAA
- the rpiB gene encoding ribose 5-phosphate isomerase B, protein MRIALGCDHGGFPLKAKVAEVVKSCGHEIVDLGTDSSCSVDYPDYGLTGGLAIARREADRAILLCGSGIGISVAANKVPGVRAGVCHDTYSAHQGVEHDDMNVLCLGARIVGEALALEIVQSFLNARYTHEERHARRLAKLLEIERRANSGEWTPAS, encoded by the coding sequence ATGCGAATTGCCCTTGGATGTGATCACGGCGGATTTCCACTCAAGGCTAAAGTCGCCGAAGTGGTGAAGTCGTGCGGTCACGAAATTGTTGATCTGGGGACAGATTCGAGCTGTTCCGTCGACTATCCGGATTATGGGCTCACAGGGGGGCTGGCCATTGCCCGCCGGGAGGCGGATCGCGCGATTCTGCTCTGCGGCTCAGGAATTGGTATCAGCGTCGCTGCCAATAAGGTACCTGGTGTGCGTGCGGGCGTCTGCCACGACACTTACTCGGCCCATCAAGGGGTTGAGCACGATGATATGAACGTCCTATGTCTGGGTGCCCGGATTGTCGGCGAAGCTCTCGCACTCGAGATCGTGCAGTCGTTTCTGAATGCGCGGTACACCCACGAAGAACGCCACGCCCGCCGCCTGGCTAAACTTCTCGAAATCGAACGCCGTGCCAATTCGGGTGAATGGACACCAGCTTCTTAA
- a CDS encoding cytochrome ubiquinol oxidase subunit I, which yields MDSLLIARWQMAFTLGSHIILACLGVGLPVLMLSAEWLSLRTNDPLWRALAHRWSKAFAVLFAVGAVSGTVLSFELGILWPKFMGTFGSVIGLPFTLEGFAFFLEAIFAGIYLYGWNKLPPRIHWWTGVPIALSGVASASFVVTANAWMNAPRGFTMRDGVVVDVDPLAAMTGPTAAVQIVHMLLAAYMVTGFLVAAFYACVLWNKPTCLYSRRAMLLALWMGTLASFPQGLAGDWAAKTVARTQPIKLAAMEGQFKTETGAPLRIGGWPDTTTRETNYDIEIPYALSILAYGDPHATVQGLDDFPRENQPPVVVVHIAFQIMVGLGTLLMALGGWTILSWWMKWHPADNRWVLMAIIASGPATVLAMEAGWVVTEVGRQPWIAHNVMRTKDAASQIPGLEWLFLATLAIYLALFAGLTIVLQLLAVQPIPTSSNLSSNPAASDQSSLS from the coding sequence GTGGATTCGTTGCTCATCGCTCGATGGCAGATGGCCTTCACGCTTGGCTCGCACATCATTCTGGCCTGCTTAGGTGTCGGTTTACCCGTTCTCATGCTGTCAGCCGAGTGGCTTTCGCTGCGCACCAATGATCCTCTCTGGCGGGCACTGGCACACCGCTGGTCGAAAGCCTTTGCTGTGCTCTTTGCTGTCGGTGCGGTTTCCGGGACAGTTCTCTCATTTGAACTGGGCATTCTCTGGCCTAAGTTTATGGGAACTTTTGGCAGCGTGATTGGATTGCCATTTACTCTCGAAGGTTTTGCCTTCTTTCTGGAGGCGATCTTTGCCGGGATCTATCTTTATGGCTGGAATAAGCTTCCCCCTCGCATCCACTGGTGGACTGGCGTGCCGATAGCCCTCTCTGGTGTGGCTTCGGCCTCCTTTGTTGTCACTGCGAATGCCTGGATGAATGCGCCGCGCGGTTTCACAATGCGGGATGGTGTGGTTGTCGATGTCGATCCGCTGGCAGCAATGACCGGGCCAACGGCCGCCGTCCAGATTGTCCACATGCTGCTGGCGGCTTACATGGTGACGGGTTTTCTGGTGGCAGCTTTCTATGCATGCGTACTCTGGAATAAACCTACCTGTCTCTATTCTCGCAGGGCGATGTTGCTGGCGTTGTGGATGGGAACACTGGCCAGTTTTCCACAGGGTCTGGCAGGAGACTGGGCAGCGAAAACAGTAGCTCGCACTCAGCCGATTAAGCTGGCAGCCATGGAAGGGCAGTTCAAAACCGAAACGGGGGCTCCCCTTCGCATTGGCGGCTGGCCGGATACGACCACTCGCGAAACCAATTATGACATTGAAATTCCTTACGCGCTGTCAATCCTTGCTTATGGTGATCCTCACGCGACAGTACAGGGCCTCGATGATTTTCCACGAGAAAACCAGCCTCCAGTCGTCGTCGTGCATATCGCCTTTCAGATCATGGTGGGGCTGGGGACTTTACTCATGGCGTTAGGTGGCTGGACAATCCTCTCGTGGTGGATGAAATGGCATCCCGCCGACAATCGCTGGGTTTTAATGGCGATCATCGCCTCCGGCCCGGCGACAGTGCTCGCGATGGAAGCAGGCTGGGTCGTGACGGAAGTTGGCCGACAGCCCTGGATTGCCCATAACGTGATGCGTACCAAAGACGCCGCCTCACAAATCCCTGGGCTGGAATGGCTCTTTTTAGCGACGCTGGCCATCTATCTGGCTTTATTCGCTGGCTTGACCATTGTCCTCCAATTATTGGCGGTGCAGCCGATACCAACGTCTTCGAATTTGTCTTCCAACCCGGCAGCGTCAGATCAAAGCTCTTTGTCATGA